Proteins found in one Ptychodera flava strain L36383 chromosome 3, AS_Pfla_20210202, whole genome shotgun sequence genomic segment:
- the LOC139129441 gene encoding sushi, von Willebrand factor type A, EGF and pentraxin domain-containing protein 1-like: protein MKILGFIASILLVGTCVSALPSGDCSSGELKGKMAEFAGDQDSYMMLTDVKVPDLAKVSSCWWVLSFTTEGSTADITYFTYTTGDEYKGSIFAKDVRSFKVYFNRLRAYGGSDFDIRYGVWHHLCIDWASASGDYHFYLDGKMMKAGSGFKQGEVIQGGGVIYVGQYLAKATGEFWDPRYSYKGYMAGFNMWDDIITPEEVKALAAGRCSTKSCGNLLAWTDFGEDDMIGVETCDTPLKCEPRVTKCEGGELAGKVLQMDNSVGPHGYVQSFQDVPDLKALTVCAWGKTMDTSSTIDLFSYRLKDAKVGSFSVSNPTNLQLFVNAEAGSPSGAAINDGKWYHVCATWSSDVGAHQYFGNGHLAASGSGLMAGQTIQGGGAVLLGVKQRKMGVDLDWKNRFNHEITEFNVWGSVLSDDQISKLCAPMNGQCGDVISWHYFKLTDLSRDVAVKDSDVPYM, encoded by the exons ATGAAAATACTGGGTTTTATTGCAAGCATCCTCCTCGTAGGAACATGCGTATCAG CTTTGCCATCTGGTGACTGCAGCAGCGGTGAGCTGAAAGGCAAAATGGCGGAGTTCGCCGGTGACCAGGACAGCTATATGATGCTGACGGACGTGAAGGTTCCCGACCTGGCCAAGGTGTCCTCCTGCTGGTGGGTGCTCTCATTCACCACCGAAGGTAGCACAGCCGACATCACATACTTCACTTACACCACCGGCGACGAGTACAAGGGCTCCATCTTCGCCAAGGACGTGAGAAGCTTCAAGGTCTACTTCAACCGCCTGAGGGCGTACGGCGGCTCCGACTTCGACATCCGCTACGGCGTCTGGCACCACCTGTGCATCGACTGGGCCAGCGCCAGCGGCGACTACCACTTCTACTTGGACGGCAAGATGATGAAAGCTGGCTCAGGATTCAAGCAGGGCGAAGTCATCCAGGGTGGTGGCGTCATCTACGTCGGCCAGTACCTCGCCAAGGCAACCGGTGAATTCTGGGATCCCAGATACTCTTACAAGGGCTACATGGCTGGTTTCAACATGTGGGATGATATCATTACTCCAGAAGAAGTCAAG GCCTTGGCGGCTGGCAGATGCTCAACCAAGTCCTGTGGCAATTTGCTCGCCTGGACTGATTTCGGAGAGGACGATATGATCGGTGTTGAAACGTGTGACACCCCTCtgaagtgtg AACCCCGTGTAACAAAATGCGAAGGCGGAGAACTCGCAGGTAAAGTACTCCAGATGGACAACTCTGTTGGACCACATGGCTACGTCCAGTCATTCCAGGATGTTCCAGACCTGAAGGCGCTCACCGTCTGCGCTTGGGGCAAGACCATGGATACCTCGTCAACCATCGACCTCTTCAGCTACCGCCTCAAGGACGCCAAAGTTGGCAGTTTCAGCGTCAGCAACCCAACCAATCTGCAACTCTTCGTCAACGCCGAGGCTGGTAGCCCTAGCGGCGCCGCCATCAACGACGGCAAGTGGTACCACGTCTGCGCCACATGGAGCTCTGACGTCGGTGCTCACCAGTACTTCGgtaatggccacctggcggcttCCGGTAGCGGTCTCATGGCCGGTCAAACCATTCAAGGTGGTGGCGCTGTCCTGCTCGGTGTAAAACAGCGCAAGATGGGAGTCGACCTTGACTGGAAAAATAGGTTCAACCATGAAATTACCGAATTCAATGTATGGGGCTCTGTCCTAAGTGATGATCAGATTTCA AAACTCTGTGCTCCAATGAACGGCCAGTGTGGTGACGTCATCTCTTGGCATTACTTCAAGTTAACCGACCTCTCCAGAGATGTCGCTGTCAAAGATTCAGATGTGCCATACATGTA A